The following are encoded in a window of Chryseobacterium sp. genomic DNA:
- a CDS encoding MBL fold metallo-hydrolase, with the protein MKIEQIYTGCLAQGAYYIVSGKEAAIIDPLREVQPYLDRLEKDGVTLKYIFETHFHADFVSGHLDLSRKTGAPIIFGPNAEAEFETIIAEDGEIFNIGDILIKALHTPGHTLESTTYLLLDEKGSEHAIFSGDTLFLGDVGRPDLAQKSANMTQEELAGMLYDSLQSKILPLPDEITVYPAHGAGSACGKNMQKETVDTLGNQRRTNYALLQPDRESFIEAVLDGLPAPPKYFGMNVAMNKGGYESFEEVMNNGMKPIAPQDFESVVEQTGALILDTRSAADFHQGFVPNSVNIGLKGDFAPWVGAMIVDVKQAIALVCEPGTEEEAITRLSRVGFDKVIGYLEGGFEKWKAEGLETDSVNRITPEEFAGRFSKDAKVIDVRKEAEFAAEHIEDAYNAPLDGIAGWAGSLAEEEGHFFLHCAGGYRSMIAASILNSRGIRNFTEIAGGFNGIKKTSIPTSNYICQSKTLK; encoded by the coding sequence ATGAAGATAGAACAGATATATACAGGATGCCTGGCACAGGGAGCATATTATATTGTTTCCGGCAAGGAAGCCGCGATAATAGATCCATTGCGCGAAGTGCAGCCCTACCTGGACCGTCTGGAAAAAGACGGAGTTACATTGAAATACATTTTTGAAACCCACTTCCACGCCGATTTTGTTTCCGGACATCTGGACCTGAGCAGAAAGACCGGCGCTCCCATTATTTTCGGACCTAATGCCGAGGCGGAGTTTGAAACCATCATTGCGGAAGACGGTGAAATTTTCAACATCGGCGATATTCTGATAAAAGCCCTCCACACTCCAGGGCACACGCTTGAAAGCACGACCTACCTACTGCTTGACGAAAAAGGCAGTGAGCACGCCATATTTTCCGGCGACACTCTTTTTTTAGGCGATGTTGGAAGGCCGGACCTTGCACAGAAGTCTGCCAACATGACTCAGGAGGAACTGGCCGGGATGCTGTACGACAGCCTTCAAAGCAAAATACTTCCGCTGCCTGATGAAATCACGGTTTATCCAGCTCATGGTGCGGGTTCTGCGTGCGGAAAGAATATGCAGAAGGAAACTGTGGACACGCTCGGAAATCAGAGAAGGACCAACTATGCCCTGCTGCAGCCTGACCGGGAATCCTTTATTGAGGCGGTCCTGGATGGACTTCCTGCCCCGCCGAAATACTTCGGAATGAACGTAGCTATGAATAAAGGCGGATATGAAAGTTTTGAAGAAGTGATGAACAATGGTATGAAACCCATTGCACCGCAGGATTTTGAATCTGTTGTGGAACAGACGGGAGCCCTTATTCTGGATACCAGAAGTGCAGCCGATTTTCATCAGGGTTTTGTACCCAACTCAGTCAATATCGGCCTGAAAGGAGATTTTGCGCCATGGGTAGGTGCAATGATCGTTGATGTAAAGCAGGCCATTGCCCTGGTGTGTGAGCCCGGCACTGAGGAAGAGGCCATCACGCGGCTGTCACGTGTCGGATTCGACAAAGTAATCGGTTATCTGGAAGGAGGTTTTGAAAAATGGAAAGCTGAGGGACTGGAGACCGATAGTGTCAACCGTATTACTCCGGAGGAATTTGCCGGGCGGTTTTCAAAGGATGCGAAAGTGATTGACGTACGTAAGGAAGCCGAATTTGCGGCAGAACACATTGAAGATGCCTATAATGCACCTCTGGATGGAATTGCCGGATGGGCTGGTAGCCTCGCCGAAGAGGAGGGTCATTTCTTCCTGCACTGTGCCGGTGGTTACCGAAGCATGATTGCAGCCAGCATCCTGAATTCCCGGGGAATACGCAATTTTACCGAAATAGCAGGCGGTTTTAACGGGATAAAGAAAACCTCCATACCGACTTCTAATTATATCTGCCAAAGCAAGACCTTAAAATAA
- a CDS encoding sulfite exporter TauE/SafE family protein: MHVLGYFFAIVIGLVMGLIGGGGSILSVPVFAYIFKIDAITATTLSLFVVGVTSSAGSVGFLRQGSINFKTAFMFGLPSVLGILFSRRVVLPHLPPFIINRWGITITKEMFILVLFALLMLISAFKMISKTDRQRIRKSEDVNYTLLISQGLLVGIITGFIGAGGGFLIVPALVMLLGVSMKQAVATSLFIIAINSMIGFVSSLDKVDVDWPFLLLFSALSVLGILIGVQLAKRIEGRKLRPLFGWFVLAMAVFIILNELFLKQIV, from the coding sequence ATGCACGTTCTGGGGTATTTCTTTGCAATCGTTATTGGGCTCGTTATGGGCCTCATAGGCGGTGGCGGAAGCATCCTGAGCGTGCCCGTTTTTGCCTATATCTTTAAAATTGACGCCATAACAGCCACTACGCTGTCGCTTTTTGTTGTAGGAGTCACCAGTTCAGCAGGTTCTGTGGGCTTCCTCAGACAGGGCAGCATCAATTTTAAGACTGCATTTATGTTTGGCCTGCCTTCCGTCCTGGGGATTCTTTTCTCCCGGCGCGTGGTACTGCCGCATCTGCCGCCATTTATTATCAACCGCTGGGGCATCACCATTACAAAAGAGATGTTCATCCTGGTACTCTTCGCGTTACTGATGCTGATTTCAGCCTTTAAAATGATCAGCAAAACAGACCGGCAGCGCATCAGGAAATCAGAAGATGTAAATTACACCCTGCTTATCTCACAGGGGCTGCTGGTAGGAATCATTACCGGATTCATAGGTGCAGGCGGCGGATTTCTGATTGTGCCGGCCCTGGTCATGCTTCTGGGCGTGTCTATGAAACAGGCAGTTGCGACTTCACTTTTCATCATCGCAATCAATTCAATGATTGGCTTCGTATCATCGCTGGATAAAGTGGATGTTGACTGGCCTTTTCTGCTCTTATTCAGTGCACTGTCCGTGTTGGGTATTCTTATAGGAGTTCAGCTGGCGAAACGCATTGAAGGCCGTAAACTCCGGCCGCTGTTCGGCTGGTTTGTCCTGGCGATGGCGGTCTTCATCATCCTGAATGAACTTTTTCTGAAGCAGATTGTATGA
- a CDS encoding prolyl oligopeptidase family serine peptidase, whose amino-acid sequence MKIKAVIQSAAVVFLASCATQTMNKPLKYPETRKVSHTDSYFGTEVADPYRWLEDDRAEDTKDWVQREVKFTQDYLSRIGFREQIRTQLKDLWNYEKIGAPFKEGDYTYFYKNDGLQAQSVLYRTDRNGKTEVFLDPNKFSEKGTTSLAGVSFNKKGNLVAYSISEGGSDWNKIIIMNALTKEIIDETIVDVKFSGASWLGDEGFFYSSYDKPKGSELSAQTDTHKVYFHKLGTRQSADRLVIGGPSFKRRYMGVGVSDDGRFQVLSASEATNGNELYIKDPKKHKDFVAVQKGYDYNTDFIDSKGDWIYALTDKNAPNMRLVKFHIDKPDVWTDVIPESDNVLSVSTGAGYIFARYMKDAVTSVKQFDYDGKLIRTVELPGIGTAVGFGGKDEAAEVYYSFTNYITPGTIYKFDPKTGKSEVYQKPNVKFNPADYVSEQVFYTSKDGTRIPMMINYRKGTKLDGKNPTILYSYGGFNISLQPAFSVVNAVWMDNGGIYAVPNIRGGGEYGKKWHDAGTKMQKKNVFDDFIAAGEYLQQKGYTSPEYMALSGRSNGGLLVGAVMTMRPDLAKVTFPGVGVLDMLRYNKFTAGAGWSYDYGTAEDSREMFEYLKSYSPVHNVRKGVCYPSTMIITSDHDDRVVPAHSFKFGAELQEKQSCANPVLVRIEVNAGHGAGRSTDQVIAENTDLLSFALYEMGFREINK is encoded by the coding sequence ATGAAAATTAAAGCTGTTATACAGTCTGCCGCCGTAGTATTCCTGGCTTCGTGCGCCACTCAAACAATGAACAAGCCTCTTAAATATCCTGAAACCAGGAAGGTTTCACATACAGATAGTTATTTCGGAACGGAAGTGGCCGATCCCTATCGCTGGCTGGAAGACGACCGTGCCGAAGATACCAAAGATTGGGTACAGCGCGAAGTAAAGTTCACCCAGGACTATCTTTCAAGAATCGGTTTTCGTGAGCAGATCCGCACACAATTGAAGGATCTTTGGAACTACGAGAAAATCGGCGCACCTTTTAAAGAAGGAGACTATACCTATTTTTATAAGAATGACGGTCTGCAGGCTCAGTCGGTACTTTACCGTACAGACCGCAACGGCAAAACTGAAGTTTTTCTGGATCCAAATAAATTTTCGGAGAAGGGAACCACTTCCCTGGCCGGTGTTTCCTTTAACAAGAAGGGAAATCTGGTAGCCTATTCCATTTCCGAAGGGGGCAGTGACTGGAATAAGATCATCATTATGAACGCCCTTACCAAAGAGATCATCGATGAAACTATCGTTGATGTTAAATTTTCCGGTGCCAGCTGGCTGGGTGATGAGGGATTCTTTTACTCAAGTTATGATAAACCGAAAGGCAGCGAACTTTCTGCGCAAACCGACACTCACAAAGTGTACTTTCATAAACTTGGAACCAGGCAAAGTGCGGATCGGCTGGTGATTGGCGGGCCGTCCTTTAAAAGAAGATATATGGGTGTCGGGGTTTCCGATGACGGGCGTTTCCAGGTTCTGAGCGCTTCAGAAGCAACGAACGGTAACGAGCTTTATATCAAAGATCCGAAAAAACATAAGGATTTTGTCGCTGTACAGAAAGGCTACGACTACAATACGGACTTCATAGACTCCAAAGGTGACTGGATCTATGCCCTTACGGATAAAAACGCACCGAACATGCGGCTTGTGAAGTTCCATATAGACAAACCGGACGTGTGGACGGATGTAATTCCTGAATCCGACAATGTGCTGAGTGTCTCCACCGGTGCTGGTTATATTTTTGCTCGCTATATGAAAGATGCGGTTACGTCTGTAAAGCAGTTTGATTATGACGGAAAACTGATCCGGACCGTAGAATTGCCTGGAATTGGTACCGCAGTAGGATTTGGAGGCAAGGATGAAGCTGCTGAAGTTTATTATTCCTTCACCAACTACATCACTCCCGGAACCATTTACAAATTCGATCCGAAAACCGGCAAGTCGGAGGTGTATCAGAAGCCAAATGTGAAATTTAATCCGGCGGACTATGTCTCGGAACAGGTATTTTACACAAGCAAGGACGGCACACGTATACCGATGATGATCAATTACCGTAAAGGCACTAAGCTCGATGGTAAAAATCCGACCATATTATATTCATACGGAGGTTTTAACATCAGCCTGCAGCCGGCTTTCTCTGTGGTGAATGCGGTCTGGATGGACAACGGTGGTATCTACGCAGTGCCCAATATCCGTGGCGGCGGCGAATACGGTAAGAAATGGCATGATGCAGGCACCAAAATGCAGAAAAAGAATGTTTTTGATGACTTCATCGCTGCTGGTGAATACCTTCAACAGAAAGGTTACACATCGCCGGAATATATGGCTTTGTCGGGAAGATCCAACGGTGGTCTGCTTGTAGGCGCTGTAATGACTATGCGTCCGGATCTGGCCAAAGTAACTTTCCCGGGGGTTGGTGTGCTGGACATGCTGAGGTATAACAAATTTACCGCCGGCGCTGGCTGGAGCTACGATTACGGTACTGCCGAAGACTCCAGAGAGATGTTTGAGTATCTGAAGTCCTACTCACCGGTACATAATGTAAGAAAAGGAGTTTGCTATCCTTCCACAATGATCATTACAAGCGACCATGATGATAGGGTAGTTCCTGCGCATTCCTTTAAATTTGGAGCGGAACTTCAGGAAAAACAGTCCTGCGCGAATCCTGTTTTGGTACGTATCGAGGTCAATGCCGGTCATGGTGCCGGCCGGAGTACGGATCAGGTGATTGCTGAGAATACCGACCTCTTGAGTTTTGCCCTTTATGAAATGGGTTTCCGCGAAATAAATAAGTAA
- a CDS encoding DUF3820 family protein, with amino-acid sequence MNSQILVEICTDKMPFGKYKGVTIADLPISYLEWFQGQGMPPGKLGMQLSTIYEIKLNGLTELLIPIKKRLRG; translated from the coding sequence CTGAACTCACAGATCCTGGTAGAGATATGTACGGACAAGATGCCCTTTGGCAAATACAAAGGTGTCACCATCGCCGATTTGCCCATTTCCTATCTGGAATGGTTTCAGGGCCAGGGAATGCCACCAGGAAAGTTGGGAATGCAACTTTCGACGATTTATGAGATAAAACTGAACGGACTTACAGAACTTCTGATCCCAATTAAAAAAAGGTTGAGAGGTTAA